From a single Nostoc edaphicum CCNP1411 genomic region:
- a CDS encoding potassium channel family protein, which translates to MLPSSESNYQPVKDSQTKLDQFLVCGLGSLGQHCVAVLKEYGAVVNAIDQEQPQHLEIPNLLSLLENLFIGDCRQSSVLEQANISRCRTVLLVTSNERVNIEAAFAARLLNPQVRLVVRSDKQNLNELLSQTLGNFIAFEPNQISASGFALAALGDDNLGYFQLEERQFRVVKRQIKISDNWANKWHIHELNTLYRRVLNYANDSSPLPKEFHQWEPEATLNPGDTIIYIEVTEQLKSLKQIATVRKYNWQQLWQEIVLGRTWKNLKNKIAYLLRTFSRYQSLRVAIICGITVLFLWCFGTIIYILNYPESNIIEAFYAIAVLLLGGYGDVFGGVNFKTPPEQAENMPGWLRLFSLALTVTGIGFVGVLYALLTDALLSSRFQFFNNYQPSIPQKDHVVLIGLNRVGQRVAALLQEFKQPVVGISSTALNADFINKIPLIIDNITDALDKVNLANSKSVVVVTDDDMENLEIALMAYAKSPKTRVVIRTYDRYFRDNVARLFPYAQVICTSAISAEVFAAAAFGENILSLFNFDTQTILVVEYMIEAGDTLNGLLLAEVAYGYGVVPILYQSLRRSPVKFMPADHTQLSIGDRLIVLANSHSLQRIERGEMFPRNWQVQIEKVLAQDAIFDGANEISIISGCNIGVARELMHNLPAPLPVALYKQQALLLVRRLSKLRVTAYLKPFIQDTN; encoded by the coding sequence ATGCTGCCATCATCAGAAAGTAATTATCAACCTGTTAAAGATTCTCAGACAAAACTAGATCAGTTTTTAGTTTGTGGGCTAGGAAGTTTGGGTCAGCATTGCGTTGCAGTCCTAAAAGAGTATGGTGCTGTTGTTAATGCTATTGACCAAGAACAACCCCAACATTTGGAAATACCAAATTTATTAAGTTTATTAGAAAACTTATTCATCGGAGATTGTCGTCAGAGCAGTGTTTTAGAACAGGCAAACATTTCTCGGTGTCGAACTGTACTTTTAGTCACTAGCAATGAACGAGTAAATATAGAAGCTGCCTTTGCCGCAAGGCTTTTAAATCCTCAAGTTCGCCTGGTTGTACGTTCTGACAAACAAAATCTCAATGAACTGTTAAGTCAGACTCTTGGTAATTTTATTGCCTTTGAGCCAAATCAAATTTCCGCTTCTGGCTTTGCTCTTGCAGCCCTTGGAGATGACAATCTTGGATATTTCCAACTGGAAGAACGCCAATTTCGGGTAGTAAAGCGTCAGATAAAAATAAGTGATAACTGGGCCAATAAATGGCATATACATGAACTAAATACTTTATATCGTCGGGTATTAAATTACGCTAATGATTCATCTCCTTTGCCTAAAGAGTTTCATCAGTGGGAACCAGAAGCGACATTAAACCCAGGCGATACGATTATTTATATCGAAGTTACAGAGCAGCTTAAAAGTTTAAAACAAATTGCTACTGTGCGTAAATACAACTGGCAGCAGTTATGGCAAGAGATTGTATTAGGTAGAACCTGGAAAAATTTAAAAAATAAAATAGCATATCTTTTGCGGACATTCTCTCGTTATCAGAGTTTGCGGGTGGCAATTATCTGTGGAATTACAGTACTTTTTCTTTGGTGTTTTGGAACAATTATTTATATCTTAAATTATCCTGAAAGTAACATAATAGAAGCATTTTATGCTATTGCTGTCTTGCTTCTGGGAGGATATGGAGATGTCTTTGGCGGTGTGAATTTTAAAACGCCACCAGAACAGGCTGAAAATATGCCAGGATGGTTGCGATTGTTTAGCCTCGCACTAACTGTAACTGGTATAGGTTTTGTTGGGGTTTTATATGCGTTGCTAACTGATGCTCTGTTAAGTTCAAGGTTCCAGTTTTTTAATAATTACCAGCCATCAATCCCCCAAAAAGACCATGTTGTACTTATTGGGTTAAATAGAGTTGGTCAGCGAGTCGCGGCTTTGTTACAAGAATTCAAGCAACCTGTAGTGGGTATTAGTAGCACAGCACTTAACGCCGATTTTATCAACAAAATTCCACTGATTATTGATAATATTACCGATGCTTTAGACAAGGTAAATCTCGCTAATAGTAAAAGTGTCGTTGTAGTTACGGACGATGACATGGAAAATTTGGAAATAGCTTTGATGGCATACGCTAAAAGTCCTAAAACTCGTGTGGTCATTCGGACTTACGACCGATACTTTCGTGATAATGTCGCACGATTGTTTCCTTATGCTCAAGTTATTTGTACCTCTGCTATTTCAGCAGAAGTATTTGCTGCTGCGGCTTTTGGAGAAAATATTCTCAGCTTATTTAACTTCGATACTCAAACTATTTTGGTAGTAGAGTACATGATTGAAGCTGGAGATACACTGAATGGATTACTATTGGCTGAGGTTGCCTATGGTTATGGAGTTGTACCAATTTTATATCAAAGTCTTAGGCGATCGCCTGTTAAGTTCATGCCTGCCGATCATACACAACTTTCTATTGGCGATCGCCTGATTGTTCTGGCAAATAGTCATAGCCTCCAGCGGATTGAACGAGGTGAAATGTTTCCTCGAAATTGGCAAGTACAAATTGAGAAAGTTTTAGCTCAAGATGCTATTTTTGATGGTGCAAATGAAATCAGTATAATATCGGGATGTAACATCGGCGTAGCTAGAGAGTTAATGCATAATTTGCCTGCACCGCTACCAGTAGCATTATATAAACAACAAGCTTTATTACTAGTGCGAAGACTCAGTAAATTAAGAGTTACAGCCTACTTGAAACCATTTATTCAAGATACAAATTGA
- a CDS encoding zinc metalloprotease HtpX produces MTNQLKTAAMLAALSGLLIAISYWVIGGSSGLIIGIGLAAVTNLFSWYQSDKIALAVYRAQPVSEREAPGLYQMVQKLSDRANIPMPRVYIVPSQGANAFATGRDPEHAAVAVTEGILNILPEDELEGVIAHKLTHIINRDTLTQAVAATVAGAISFLAQMVSYSLWFGGGSRNDNRGGNPIGVLLTVILAPVAATIIQLAISRTREFSADAGSARLTGNPRALARALQRLEASAKQIPLNANPAYEPLLIINSISGQFLGNLFSSHPATEVRVAALLKLEQQLPTKTY; encoded by the coding sequence ATGACAAATCAATTGAAAACGGCTGCAATGCTTGCTGCGCTAAGTGGTCTTTTAATCGCAATTAGTTACTGGGTAATTGGCGGTTCTAGTGGCTTGATTATTGGGATTGGCTTGGCAGCAGTAACAAACCTGTTTTCCTGGTATCAATCAGATAAGATTGCGTTAGCAGTATATCGGGCCCAGCCTGTGAGTGAAAGGGAAGCACCAGGACTTTATCAGATGGTGCAAAAATTGAGCGATCGCGCCAATATTCCCATGCCCAGAGTTTACATCGTCCCTAGTCAAGGTGCAAACGCCTTTGCTACAGGGCGAGATCCCGAACACGCTGCTGTGGCTGTCACCGAAGGTATTTTAAATATATTGCCAGAGGACGAACTCGAAGGCGTTATCGCCCACAAACTCACCCACATTATTAATCGTGACACCCTCACACAAGCTGTTGCTGCTACTGTTGCTGGTGCTATCTCATTCCTAGCCCAAATGGTTAGTTACAGCCTATGGTTTGGCGGTGGTTCACGAAATGACAACAGAGGTGGAAATCCAATAGGAGTTTTATTAACAGTCATACTAGCACCAGTGGCGGCGACAATTATTCAGCTAGCAATTTCGCGCACACGAGAATTCTCTGCTGATGCCGGTTCTGCTAGATTAACTGGTAATCCCCGCGCCTTAGCTAGGGCATTGCAACGGTTAGAAGCCTCAGCAAAACAGATACCTTTAAATGCCAATCCAGCTTATGAGCCGTTATTAATTATCAATTCTATCTCTGGACAATTTCTGGGTAATTTATTCTCCAGTCATCCTGCTACAGAAGTGCGAGTTGCAGCATTGCTCAAATTAGAGCAACAACTGCCAACAAAAACTTATTAA
- a CDS encoding cation:proton antiporter, producing MLASVLWILMMGFFVGQLARRLGAPPLIGMILVGIILGPQVRNVISEDVLGAADELRTLAVMIILMKAGLGLDREKLAQQGTVALRLGFLPAATEAIAIAITAMIIFKFDFPTGLLLGCVIGAESPAVIVPGMLRLKSLGWGVTKGIPDAILTGSALSDVLLLLVFSLLLSFLGDGGVEQITLPGGFTLTALQLLPFQIIMQILLGVLFGYLAARLLVLLLTKQNWTQNIVQDTVIAASLALFLVIVAHALPYFSGYLAAMAMGFFLIELDPPLARRLRGGFDSLWIVAEIFLFVLLGATIQLQVLEKILLPGIVILAIGLLIGRMLGWYLSTLGSNWNWREKLFLLPGNSAKATVQAAIGAIPLSQGIAGGEIILAIAALSILITAPLGAWATMTFAPKLLTKGEVDPTKVTVATRTVLLAAVDTSSLATEVLTKVADLARRSNGEAIVLHVVNTSNQQDIQKIEEQSKQLLSDIRYEFLTVTGTIPEEIIRIAKEYSVTAIVMGKRGHQPWEQVLIGSVSQAVLEASPIPVILLENREINSI from the coding sequence ATGCTAGCCAGTGTATTGTGGATTTTAATGATGGGCTTTTTTGTCGGTCAACTTGCCCGTCGTTTAGGCGCTCCGCCTTTAATTGGCATGATTTTAGTGGGGATTATCCTTGGGCCCCAAGTTCGGAATGTCATCAGTGAAGATGTGCTGGGTGCTGCTGATGAGTTAAGAACTTTGGCAGTAATGATTATTTTAATGAAAGCCGGATTGGGTTTAGATAGAGAAAAGCTAGCTCAACAGGGAACAGTGGCGCTGCGCTTAGGATTTTTGCCAGCAGCAACAGAAGCGATCGCGATCGCAATTACCGCTATGATAATTTTTAAATTTGACTTTCCCACTGGATTACTCTTGGGCTGTGTAATTGGCGCTGAATCTCCAGCTGTAATTGTCCCAGGAATGCTGAGGTTGAAAAGTTTAGGTTGGGGTGTCACAAAAGGAATTCCCGATGCAATTTTAACTGGTAGTGCTTTATCAGATGTACTGCTATTGCTAGTTTTCAGCCTACTGCTAAGTTTCTTAGGTGACGGAGGTGTTGAGCAGATTACCCTACCTGGGGGATTCACTTTGACTGCTCTGCAATTGCTGCCGTTCCAAATTATCATGCAAATATTGCTGGGAGTCTTGTTTGGCTATTTAGCAGCCCGTTTATTAGTTTTACTATTAACTAAACAAAACTGGACTCAGAATATTGTTCAAGATACTGTGATTGCTGCCAGTTTAGCTTTATTCCTGGTAATTGTCGCTCATGCTTTGCCTTATTTTTCTGGTTATTTAGCAGCAATGGCTATGGGTTTTTTCTTAATTGAATTAGATCCTCCCTTAGCCCGAAGATTACGCGGTGGATTTGACAGTTTATGGATAGTAGCTGAGATTTTTTTGTTTGTCTTGTTAGGGGCAACTATTCAACTGCAAGTATTAGAGAAAATTCTGTTACCCGGTATTGTAATTCTGGCAATCGGTTTACTCATTGGTAGGATGTTGGGCTGGTATCTTTCAACCTTGGGTAGTAATTGGAATTGGCGAGAAAAATTATTTCTGCTACCAGGAAACTCAGCCAAAGCCACAGTCCAAGCCGCCATTGGGGCAATACCCCTTTCCCAAGGAATTGCTGGAGGTGAGATAATTTTAGCGATCGCAGCTCTATCAATTTTAATCACAGCACCATTAGGCGCTTGGGCAACTATGACTTTTGCCCCGAAATTGCTCACCAAAGGCGAAGTTGACCCGACCAAGGTAACAGTTGCTACTCGTACAGTATTGCTGGCAGCCGTGGATACATCGAGTTTAGCCACAGAAGTTTTAACCAAAGTCGCAGATTTAGCACGTCGTAGCAACGGGGAAGCGATCGTCTTGCATGTAGTTAACACCTCAAACCAGCAAGACATCCAAAAAATAGAAGAACAAAGCAAACAGTTGTTATCTGATATCAGGTACGAGTTTTTGACTGTTACAGGCACGATACCAGAAGAGATTATTCGCATTGCTAAAGAGTATTCTGTCACTGCGATCGTTATGGGAAAACGCGGACATCAACCTTGGGAGCAAGTGTTAATTGGTTCAGTATCACAAGCAGTCTTAGAAGCCAGCCCAATACCTGTAATCTTGCTAGAAAACCGTGAAATAAACTCAATTTAA